In Sandaracinaceae bacterium, the following proteins share a genomic window:
- a CDS encoding LamG domain-containing protein has product MILWTAASLAVGCGRIHFGAVDTRSDAGPRDAGSDADVTDAGGDPDAGVPTTLVHWYRFEGTGTIATDSVGSAHGEVMGSGSLSGTGTLSLAGGTSEQFVNLPNGVLSALPDATIESWVVWNGSAGGDYQRIFDFGNSSGGEGVQAEGTRHFSLAVTPSGQLRLVFDVDPSLDSTGWRVFWVDALPTGSLHQVVATFDSGPSPNVIAVYLDGALLGMTTVPDTESLADIDDVNGWLGRAQWSADAEFEGTLHDVRIYDVAMSEAEIAERYARGPDVP; this is encoded by the coding sequence GTGATCCTTTGGACGGCCGCGTCGCTCGCCGTCGGTTGCGGACGCATCCACTTTGGCGCGGTAGACACGCGCAGCGACGCCGGCCCTCGGGACGCAGGAAGCGACGCCGATGTCACGGACGCCGGAGGCGACCCGGACGCCGGCGTGCCCACGACGCTGGTGCACTGGTATCGCTTCGAAGGAACGGGAACCATCGCTACGGACTCGGTTGGCAGCGCGCACGGCGAGGTCATGGGCTCGGGTTCGCTCAGCGGGACCGGCACGCTCTCGCTCGCCGGTGGAACGTCCGAGCAATTCGTGAACCTGCCGAACGGCGTCCTCTCCGCGCTGCCCGATGCCACGATTGAATCATGGGTCGTCTGGAACGGGTCTGCGGGAGGTGACTACCAGCGCATCTTCGACTTCGGGAACAGCAGCGGTGGTGAAGGCGTGCAAGCGGAAGGGACGCGGCACTTCTCACTTGCCGTCACACCGAGTGGTCAACTTCGGCTCGTGTTCGACGTCGACCCGAGCCTGGACAGCACCGGTTGGCGCGTCTTCTGGGTGGACGCGCTGCCCACCGGGTCGCTGCACCAAGTCGTCGCCACCTTCGATTCGGGGCCGAGCCCGAACGTCATCGCGGTCTATCTCGACGGGGCTCTGCTGGGGATGACCACGGTGCCGGACACGGAGAGCCTGGCAGACATCGACGACGTGAATGGCTGGCTCGGGCGCGCGCAATGGAGCGCGGACGCGGAGTTCGAGGGAACGCTCCATGACGTGCGCATCTACGACGTTGCGATGAGCGAGGCCGAGATCGCGGAGCGCTACGCGCGAGGACCCGACGTCCCGTAG
- a CDS encoding SDR family NAD(P)-dependent oxidoreductase, which produces MDYRTSLGSHALVIGASTTIGEQFARQLAKKGMSVVLVARRQEELERVAADIRREHAVEARVVALDLMEDGAVDRLVAAVSDVEISLLVVNANLHKVNLFDKMDLDTKLRMIRMNTELPVRLVHTLGPPMLERGRGGIILISSLNCLTPLEIDSVFQGTKAFILLFGESLWAEYRRRGVKVAVTLVNGIEGSESYEKKLSPRSRKVAKLIGGSMPPERIVASSLTQFERDYPVLVPDFLVPINRSAVQLGLLVRMAKSRALTLGASGLFGMLLDGDEVQSGMR; this is translated from the coding sequence ATGGATTACAGGACCAGCCTCGGATCACACGCGCTCGTCATCGGCGCCAGCACCACCATCGGTGAGCAGTTCGCTCGCCAACTCGCCAAGAAGGGCATGAGCGTGGTGCTGGTGGCGCGCCGCCAGGAGGAGCTCGAGCGCGTGGCCGCCGACATTCGCCGCGAGCACGCCGTGGAGGCGCGCGTGGTGGCTCTCGACTTGATGGAAGACGGCGCCGTGGACCGCCTGGTGGCAGCCGTCTCCGACGTGGAGATCTCGCTGCTGGTGGTGAACGCCAACCTCCACAAGGTGAACCTCTTCGACAAGATGGACCTCGACACCAAGCTGCGCATGATCCGCATGAACACCGAGCTGCCGGTGCGCCTGGTGCACACGCTGGGGCCGCCCATGCTGGAGCGCGGGCGCGGGGGCATCATCCTGATCAGCTCGCTCAACTGCCTCACGCCGCTCGAGATCGACAGCGTGTTCCAGGGCACCAAGGCGTTCATCCTGCTCTTCGGTGAGAGCCTCTGGGCCGAGTACCGCCGCCGCGGCGTGAAGGTGGCCGTCACGCTGGTGAACGGCATCGAGGGCAGCGAGAGCTACGAGAAGAAGCTCAGCCCGCGCAGCCGGAAGGTGGCCAAGCTCATCGGCGGCTCCATGCCTCCCGAGCGCATCGTGGCGTCGTCGCTCACGCAGTTCGAGCGCGACTACCCGGTGCTGGTGCCGGACTTCCTGGTGCCCATCAACCGCAGCGCCGTGCAGCTGGGCTTGCTGGTGCGCATGGCCAAGAGCCGCGCGCTCACGCTCGGCGCGTCGGGTCTGTTCGGCATGCTGCTCGACGGCGACGAGGTGCAGTCGGGCATGCGCTGA
- a CDS encoding oxidative damage protection protein, with protein MPAADPDRIIHCIKLDKDLPGLLKPPFPSELGKRIFAEVSHEAWEMWLKESVKFINTYRVDLSSREGAEFMIKQIKIWCGFETGDLAATAWTPPKEGEDGHEGHKH; from the coding sequence ATGCCCGCCGCCGACCCCGACCGCATCATCCATTGCATCAAGCTCGACAAGGACCTGCCCGGTCTGTTGAAGCCCCCGTTCCCCAGCGAACTAGGCAAGCGCATCTTCGCCGAGGTCTCGCACGAGGCCTGGGAGATGTGGCTCAAGGAGAGCGTGAAGTTCATCAACACCTACCGGGTGGACCTGAGCTCACGCGAGGGCGCCGAGTTCATGATCAAGCAGATCAAGATCTGGTGCGGCTTCGAGACGGGTGACCTTGCGGCCACCGCGTGGACCCCTCCCAAGGAGGGCGAGGATGGACACGAGGGCCACAAGCACTGA
- a CDS encoding CoA pyrophosphatase, giving the protein MRQRLAQHEPLSLDGPQVEKRAAVSVILREQGEASGPEVLLMRRATSTRDPWSGHMSFPGGRHEPHDTDLSATAQRETLEEVGLDLTTHGTPLGRLDDIEAVARALRTGMIIRPYVFEVPASAELRGNYEVAELVWAPLRPLFMGERNITHDYELAGRSLKLPAYDVQGRVVWGLTHQMLASFFMLLRQP; this is encoded by the coding sequence ATCCGACAGCGCCTCGCCCAGCACGAGCCGCTCTCGCTCGATGGCCCGCAGGTGGAGAAGCGCGCGGCGGTGTCCGTGATTCTGCGCGAGCAGGGCGAGGCCAGCGGCCCCGAGGTGCTCTTGATGCGCCGCGCCACCAGCACGCGTGACCCCTGGTCGGGCCACATGTCGTTTCCGGGCGGCCGCCACGAGCCGCACGACACGGACCTCTCGGCAACAGCACAGCGCGAGACGCTCGAGGAGGTGGGCCTCGACCTCACCACGCACGGCACGCCACTAGGTCGCCTCGATGACATCGAGGCCGTCGCCAGGGCGCTGCGCACCGGGATGATCATCCGCCCGTACGTCTTCGAGGTGCCGGCCAGCGCCGAGCTCCGCGGAAACTACGAAGTGGCCGAGCTCGTCTGGGCGCCGCTCCGGCCGCTCTTCATGGGCGAGCGAAACATCACCCACGACTACGAGCTAGCCGGCCGCAGCCTGAAGCTCCCGGCCTACGACGTTCAAGGCCGCGTCGTCTGGGGCCTCACGCACCAGATGCTCGCCTCCTTCTTCATGCTGCTCCGCCAGCCTTGA
- a CDS encoding SDR family NAD(P)-dependent oxidoreductase — protein MKQALVTGGCGFLGSSIVKLLVERGVRVRIMAVAGEPDDNVRGLDVTIVRGDVRKRADCEKAVAGCDTVFHCAAVYKSYAPDPTMMYEVNNAGTFNMLEACRRAGVGTVVYTASIVALGRPPAGTVGDENTVYEVWDIDFPYSRSKYHSRKLAEAFADWGLDVRVVCPAIVFGPGDIGPTPSGKLILETLKGGPPIHVPGGAAYVDVRDAALVHVLAAERGKAGERYIAASENLTNEQLLRAIQRVSGKERRLYAVPVGVARAIVTAMNKVAIRMNQEPQLSLDFFEYGLAESFFSADKAKRELGATFRPIDDTIRDAIAYFKKTGKTA, from the coding sequence ATGAAACAAGCGTTGGTCACAGGCGGCTGCGGGTTCCTCGGCAGCTCCATCGTCAAGCTGTTGGTGGAGCGCGGCGTGCGGGTGCGCATCATGGCCGTTGCGGGCGAACCCGACGACAACGTGCGCGGGCTCGACGTTACGATTGTGCGCGGCGATGTGCGCAAGCGCGCCGACTGCGAGAAGGCGGTGGCCGGCTGCGACACGGTCTTCCACTGCGCGGCGGTCTACAAGTCGTACGCGCCCGACCCGACGATGATGTACGAGGTGAACAACGCGGGCACCTTCAACATGCTGGAGGCCTGCCGCCGGGCGGGCGTGGGCACCGTGGTCTACACGGCCAGCATCGTGGCGCTGGGCCGCCCCCCGGCCGGCACCGTGGGCGACGAGAACACGGTCTACGAGGTCTGGGACATCGACTTCCCGTACAGCCGCAGCAAGTACCACTCGCGCAAGCTGGCCGAGGCCTTCGCGGACTGGGGTCTGGACGTGCGCGTGGTGTGCCCCGCCATCGTGTTCGGCCCGGGCGACATCGGGCCCACGCCCTCCGGCAAGCTCATCCTGGAGACGCTCAAGGGTGGCCCGCCCATCCACGTGCCGGGCGGCGCGGCCTATGTGGACGTGCGCGACGCGGCGCTGGTGCACGTGTTGGCGGCCGAGCGCGGCAAGGCCGGCGAGCGCTACATCGCGGCCTCCGAGAACCTCACCAACGAGCAGCTGCTGCGCGCCATCCAGCGCGTGTCCGGCAAGGAGCGGCGCCTGTATGCCGTGCCCGTGGGCGTGGCGCGTGCCATCGTGACCGCTATGAACAAGGTGGCCATCCGCATGAACCAGGAGCCGCAGCTCAGCCTCGACTTCTTCGAGTACGGCCTGGCCGAGAGCTTCTTCAGCGCCGACAAGGCCAAGCGCGAGCTGGGGGCCACCTTCCGGCCCATCGACGACACCATCCGCGACGCCATCGCGTACTTCAAGAAGACGGGCAAGACCGCGTGA
- the nagZ gene encoding beta-N-acetylhexosaminidase, with protein sequence MTRALTIAAGRVIMVGYPAGHVPEVIGELAAQGALAGVILFKRNLPDVQHALEATREYRALHAAGSLPLIAVDQEGGRVARLREPVLTLPPAAELAKRGPEAIRAVAKQLGAQLRVLGFNVNFAPVLDVNTNPENPIIGDRSFGATAQAVIDFALPFADGLMDAGVIACGKHFPGHGDTDVDSHLALPRLGHDLERLRHVELAPFKAAAGRVPAIMTAHVVFDALEPGVPATLSRRAITELLRGELGYEGAIISDDLEMKAIADHYGSGEAGVRAIDAGCDLLLVCSEVERALSVHEALVKKAEADSAFRARLLDAAARVDELAATVPPLETTAPEVLLARLQG encoded by the coding sequence GTGACGCGAGCGCTGACGATCGCCGCCGGGCGCGTGATCATGGTTGGGTATCCAGCGGGTCACGTGCCGGAGGTCATCGGTGAGCTGGCGGCGCAGGGGGCGCTCGCCGGCGTCATCCTGTTCAAGCGCAACCTGCCGGACGTGCAGCACGCGCTCGAGGCCACTCGGGAGTACCGCGCGCTCCACGCAGCGGGCTCGCTGCCGCTCATCGCCGTGGACCAAGAGGGCGGGCGCGTGGCGCGCCTGCGCGAGCCGGTGCTGACCCTGCCGCCCGCTGCCGAGCTGGCCAAGCGTGGCCCCGAGGCCATCCGCGCGGTAGCCAAGCAGCTGGGTGCGCAGCTCCGCGTGCTGGGCTTCAACGTGAACTTCGCGCCGGTGCTGGACGTGAACACCAACCCCGAGAACCCCATCATCGGGGACCGCTCGTTCGGGGCGACGGCGCAGGCGGTCATCGACTTCGCCCTGCCCTTCGCGGACGGGCTCATGGACGCGGGCGTCATCGCGTGTGGCAAGCACTTCCCGGGACACGGCGACACCGACGTGGACAGCCACCTGGCGCTGCCCCGGTTGGGGCACGACCTCGAGCGGTTGCGCCACGTGGAGTTGGCTCCCTTCAAGGCGGCCGCGGGGCGCGTGCCGGCCATCATGACGGCGCACGTGGTGTTCGACGCGCTCGAGCCGGGCGTGCCCGCCACGCTGTCGCGGCGGGCCATTACCGAGCTGCTGCGCGGGGAGCTGGGCTACGAGGGCGCCATCATCAGCGACGACCTCGAGATGAAGGCCATCGCCGACCACTACGGCAGCGGCGAGGCCGGTGTGCGCGCGATCGACGCGGGCTGTGACCTGCTGCTGGTGTGCTCCGAAGTGGAGCGAGCCTTGTCAGTGCACGAGGCGCTGGTGAAGAAGGCGGAGGCCGACTCCGCGTTCCGCGCCAGGCTCTTGGACGCGGCCGCGCGGGTGGACGAGCTCGCGGCCACGGTGCCGCCGCTCGAGACCACGGCCCCCGAGGTGCTGTTGGCGCGCTTGCAGGGCTGA
- a CDS encoding TetR/AcrR family transcriptional regulator, with product MPKSRESPTSPRAYGGESHTERVTARHERLLEAGLELIGTEGRSAATVRAVCATSGLSQRYYYESFRDAEDLLTQVYQRQIARLEAAILGSVQPGQSLSQQVRRAADAYFTTIRADPRLGRVVLFEVLGVSPEVDALHRAGSQRFEGVVSALITSGLPAHAGPRLDLAVLSQAVVGAMVTVAGNWLLSGFDRKQGAIVESVGFVFDAVLEKLSR from the coding sequence ATGCCCAAGAGCCGAGAGAGCCCCACCAGCCCCCGCGCCTACGGAGGCGAGAGCCACACCGAACGAGTGACCGCGCGACACGAGCGGCTCCTCGAGGCCGGCCTCGAGCTCATCGGCACCGAGGGCCGGTCGGCGGCCACCGTGCGTGCGGTGTGCGCGACCTCGGGGCTCAGCCAGCGCTACTACTACGAGAGCTTCCGCGACGCCGAGGACCTGCTGACCCAGGTCTACCAGCGTCAGATCGCCCGCCTCGAGGCCGCCATCCTCGGCAGCGTGCAGCCCGGTCAGTCACTCTCGCAGCAGGTGCGGCGCGCGGCCGACGCCTACTTCACCACCATCCGGGCCGACCCGCGGCTCGGGCGCGTCGTGCTCTTCGAGGTCTTGGGCGTGTCCCCCGAAGTCGACGCGCTCCATCGCGCCGGCAGCCAGCGCTTCGAGGGCGTGGTGAGCGCGCTCATCACCAGCGGCTTGCCCGCACACGCCGGCCCGCGGCTCGACCTCGCCGTGCTGTCCCAGGCCGTGGTGGGCGCCATGGTGACGGTCGCCGGGAACTGGCTCCTCAGCGGCTTCGACCGGAAGCAGGGGGCCATCGTGGAGAGCGTCGGGTTCGTGTTCGACGCGGTCCTCGAGAAGCTCTCACGCTGA
- a CDS encoding NAD(P)/FAD-dependent oxidoreductase, producing MKQYTTLIVGSGFGGQCAAINLLERGHTDFRILERRPFMGGTWTQNSYPGAAVDVQSPLYSLSFEPYPWTQMYAEQHELQRYTEHIIEKHGLTQKTDLGTTVKSVRWLEEEHIWEVETVERGTYRARFVINASGPLSTPVFPTIKGRERFAGASFHTNDWNHSVDYRGKRVAIVGTGASAAQIIPAIAGSVAELHVFQRSPHWVLPRPDHVFTPVERAVLRNPLAYRALRAAIYASLELRVVGMKYSLRALELTAQREALAHLRAQVADPVLRAQLTPDFTIGCKRVILSSTLYPALCLPTTTLHTGDRGIAEIDERGILTTDGERVDVDIIVYATGYDATDGVISYPVVGRDGHSVAELWSEYPRAYLGTSLPHLPNLFLVTGPNTGIGHTSALFIIESQMNYIMSCITTALDEGYRTVEVTPRAEAEYTEMIHREMEGTVWQAGGCNSWYKSKSGKVIAMFPGFSFTFRHLARRMDPRHHRLVA from the coding sequence ATCAAGCAGTACACCACCCTCATCGTCGGCAGCGGGTTCGGCGGGCAGTGCGCCGCCATCAACCTCCTCGAGCGAGGCCACACCGACTTCCGCATCCTCGAGCGGCGCCCCTTCATGGGGGGCACGTGGACGCAGAACTCCTATCCCGGTGCGGCCGTGGACGTGCAGTCCCCGCTCTACTCGCTGTCGTTCGAGCCTTATCCGTGGACCCAGATGTACGCCGAGCAGCACGAGCTACAGCGCTACACGGAACACATCATCGAGAAACACGGCCTCACGCAGAAGACCGACCTGGGCACCACCGTGAAGTCGGTTCGCTGGCTCGAAGAGGAGCATATCTGGGAGGTCGAGACCGTCGAGCGCGGGACCTATCGCGCGCGCTTCGTCATCAACGCCAGCGGGCCGCTGAGCACGCCGGTGTTCCCCACCATCAAGGGCCGCGAGCGCTTCGCCGGCGCGTCGTTCCACACCAACGACTGGAACCACAGCGTGGACTACCGTGGCAAGCGCGTGGCCATCGTGGGCACGGGCGCGAGCGCCGCGCAGATCATCCCCGCCATCGCCGGCAGCGTCGCCGAGCTGCACGTGTTCCAGCGCAGTCCGCACTGGGTCCTGCCGCGCCCCGACCACGTGTTCACACCGGTGGAGCGGGCCGTGCTGCGCAACCCCCTGGCGTACAGAGCGCTGCGCGCCGCCATCTACGCGAGCCTCGAGCTCCGCGTGGTCGGCATGAAGTACTCCCTGCGCGCCCTCGAACTCACCGCGCAGCGCGAGGCCCTCGCGCACCTCCGGGCCCAGGTGGCCGACCCCGTGCTGCGCGCGCAGCTCACGCCGGACTTCACCATCGGCTGCAAGCGCGTGATCTTGTCATCCACGCTGTACCCGGCGCTGTGCCTGCCCACCACCACGCTCCACACGGGCGACCGCGGCATCGCCGAGATCGACGAGCGCGGCATCCTCACCACGGACGGAGAGCGCGTGGACGTGGACATCATCGTCTACGCCACGGGCTACGACGCCACCGACGGCGTGATCTCCTATCCCGTGGTGGGGCGCGACGGGCACAGCGTGGCGGAGCTGTGGAGCGAGTACCCGCGGGCGTACCTGGGCACGAGCCTGCCGCACCTGCCGAACCTCTTCCTGGTCACCGGGCCCAACACCGGCATCGGCCACACCTCCGCGCTGTTCATCATCGAGTCGCAGATGAACTACATCATGAGCTGCATCACCACCGCGCTCGACGAGGGCTACCGCACCGTGGAGGTCACGCCGCGCGCCGAGGCCGAGTACACGGAGATGATCCACCGCGAGATGGAGGGCACGGTCTGGCAGGCCGGCGGTTGCAACAGCTGGTACAAGAGCAAGAGCGGAAAGGTCATCGCCATGTTCCCCGGCTTCAGCTTCACGTTCCGACACCTGGCCCGCCGCATGGACCCTCGCCACCACCGACTGGTTGCGTAG
- a CDS encoding SDR family oxidoreductase — MRRYYENKNAIITGSAAGIGRALAVQLAQLGVRVAHCDVNDASETTRAMRSHPAGHHFSQVDMGDKRAISAFVDDVLQRFGTVDVLINNAGIALGDRTFEEVSEPDFERITNINYWGVVHTTQRLYPHMLKRPQAAIANLSSSQGILAAPYLVPYCTTKFAVRGFTDALRAEHAVRGLRNLTFHTVHPGAVATNITRNADYQGPNSDHFHKALQTRGATPEKAADTILRGIANGTGRIFIADGRAQDLLARLVPTQVPRLLELYMKLEGVKPR; from the coding sequence ATGCGCCGGTACTACGAGAACAAGAACGCCATCATCACGGGCTCGGCCGCCGGGATTGGGCGGGCCCTCGCGGTGCAGCTCGCCCAGCTGGGGGTGCGGGTGGCTCACTGCGACGTGAACGACGCGAGCGAGACCACGCGCGCGATGCGCAGCCACCCTGCGGGGCACCACTTCAGCCAGGTGGACATGGGTGACAAGCGCGCCATCAGCGCCTTCGTGGACGACGTGCTCCAGCGCTTCGGGACCGTGGACGTGCTGATCAACAACGCCGGCATCGCCCTCGGCGACCGCACGTTCGAAGAGGTGAGCGAGCCGGACTTCGAGCGCATCACCAACATCAATTACTGGGGCGTGGTGCACACCACCCAGCGCCTCTACCCCCACATGCTGAAGCGACCCCAGGCGGCCATCGCCAACCTCTCGAGCTCGCAGGGCATCTTGGCGGCGCCCTACCTGGTGCCGTACTGCACCACCAAGTTCGCGGTGCGCGGCTTCACGGACGCGCTGCGCGCCGAGCATGCGGTGCGAGGCCTGCGCAACCTGACGTTCCACACGGTGCACCCCGGCGCGGTCGCCACGAACATCACACGGAACGCCGACTACCAGGGCCCCAACAGCGACCACTTCCACAAGGCGCTGCAGACGCGCGGCGCGACGCCGGAGAAGGCGGCGGACACCATCCTGCGCGGCATCGCCAACGGGACGGGCCGCATCTTCATCGCGGACGGACGAGCCCAGGACCTGCTGGCGCGCTTGGTGCCCACTCAGGTGCCGCGGCTGCTCGAGCTGTACATGAAGCTGGAGGGGGTGAAGCCCCGGTAG
- a CDS encoding immunity 49 family protein has translation MSQLVRHVLAGSDDVRRQTLATQAALLRQRLDGDVWPGATLGAISTMAFDTAAIRAALDPNDPVILDDLECCGCAAAAAFLAATAPGHGPIEAPGPGLRRVQVDRDRFDRGKLRGQLHWRTGMLAAAAARHHEAIAVLASIQPHDLRDLSPAAPSWFASEAAALTATFRRDADASDWLVAAMRAADPDRVDPVSRDYVRLLVGAELELGLRVVERDGAGFGIALAQALGGHHHYYGQGDAKGGVHGQLALAPLAMACLARDLGVGLSIAITTDYVPAWIIDNTGALHG, from the coding sequence ATGAGTCAGCTCGTGCGCCATGTCCTTGCCGGTTCCGATGACGTCCGCCGCCAGACCCTGGCGACCCAGGCGGCGCTTCTCCGACAGCGACTCGATGGCGACGTGTGGCCCGGTGCGACGTTGGGCGCCATCAGCACCATGGCGTTCGACACCGCCGCGATCCGCGCAGCGCTCGACCCCAACGATCCGGTCATCCTCGACGACCTGGAGTGCTGCGGTTGCGCCGCCGCGGCCGCGTTCCTCGCCGCCACCGCGCCCGGCCACGGCCCGATCGAGGCGCCAGGCCCTGGGCTGCGGCGCGTCCAGGTGGACCGCGACCGTTTCGACCGCGGCAAGCTCAGGGGGCAGCTGCACTGGCGCACCGGCATGCTGGCCGCCGCCGCCGCTCGTCACCACGAGGCCATCGCGGTGCTCGCGTCGATCCAACCTCACGACCTGCGCGACCTCTCCCCCGCAGCCCCGTCGTGGTTCGCGAGCGAAGCTGCCGCGCTGACCGCCACGTTCCGCCGCGACGCCGACGCCAGTGACTGGCTGGTCGCCGCGATGCGCGCCGCCGACCCCGACCGAGTCGATCCCGTCAGCCGCGACTACGTGCGCCTCCTGGTCGGCGCTGAGCTCGAGCTGGGCCTCCGCGTGGTAGAGCGCGACGGAGCGGGCTTCGGGATCGCTCTCGCCCAGGCACTCGGCGGGCACCATCACTACTACGGCCAGGGCGACGCCAAGGGGGGCGTTCATGGTCAGCTCGCGCTGGCGCCGCTGGCCATGGCCTGCCTGGCCCGCGACCTCGGCGTCGGCCTCTCCATTGCGATCACGACCGACTACGTGCCGGCGTGGATCATCGACAACACCGGAGCACTCCATGGCTAG
- a CDS encoding cellulase family glycosylhydrolase, which produces MHSVVCSVRLARACRRPYVTAACSLALLAALLSPGCSDPAPRVDPTRFLVDDEGGALILHGTNVESAAKGSPDNLPVTFAEVDAEHMSSEWGFNFVRYLIFWSAIEPEMGMYNEAFLDDVEERLDWFAANGIHVLLDMHQDVYSTRFCCDGAPDWAIHAPYEDYEVNTGLWSFNYFTPEVQEAFDNFWGYEGEHRVLQDHYVAMWRHVAERFRDHPAVLGYDVMNEPYQGSDFDLVGLALRRDATPESALGRHEAGALTDFYQRVIDGIREVDRDNYIFFEPSYGSVGDGGPSFIQPLDDPRGGAARLVYAPHLYSFKLEAAELYGDEDDIFARWRAQREVDGERLQTPIVMGEWGLDMNFPGATRFVDELLQMSDEMMVGWAQWSWDPNGGWSMFDQGGEGEPRWVERPLLEQLVRTYPLRVAGEPVSIAFEPATAELRLVFESRAGVRGDTEIFVPRRRYPEGFEVVVSDEEGTFDVRRDDARQRVFVTTRSSGTHEVVVRRAAPSPTASRAVRQESFAEVRR; this is translated from the coding sequence ATGCACTCGGTCGTATGCTCGGTCAGGCTCGCTCGCGCATGCCGGCGCCCCTATGTGACCGCTGCCTGCTCGCTCGCGCTGCTGGCCGCGCTCCTCTCGCCCGGCTGCAGCGACCCCGCGCCGCGCGTCGATCCGACGCGGTTCCTGGTGGACGACGAGGGGGGCGCGCTGATCCTGCACGGCACCAACGTAGAGAGCGCGGCAAAGGGCAGCCCGGACAACCTCCCCGTCACCTTCGCCGAGGTGGACGCCGAGCACATGTCTTCCGAGTGGGGCTTCAACTTCGTTCGTTACCTCATCTTCTGGAGCGCCATCGAGCCCGAGATGGGCATGTACAACGAGGCCTTCCTGGACGACGTGGAGGAGCGCCTCGACTGGTTTGCGGCGAATGGCATCCACGTGCTGCTGGACATGCACCAGGACGTGTACTCCACGCGCTTCTGCTGCGATGGCGCGCCCGACTGGGCCATTCACGCACCCTACGAAGACTACGAGGTGAACACCGGCCTCTGGTCGTTCAACTACTTCACCCCCGAGGTGCAAGAGGCCTTCGACAACTTCTGGGGCTACGAGGGCGAACACCGCGTCCTCCAAGACCACTACGTGGCGATGTGGCGGCACGTGGCCGAGCGCTTCCGAGACCACCCCGCCGTGCTGGGCTACGACGTCATGAACGAGCCCTACCAGGGCTCCGACTTCGACCTGGTGGGCCTGGCCTTGCGCCGCGACGCCACCCCCGAGAGCGCCCTCGGGCGCCACGAGGCCGGGGCGCTGACCGACTTCTACCAGCGCGTCATCGACGGCATCCGCGAGGTGGACCGCGACAACTACATCTTCTTCGAGCCGTCGTATGGGTCGGTGGGCGACGGAGGCCCATCGTTCATCCAGCCACTGGACGACCCGCGCGGCGGCGCGGCGCGTCTCGTGTATGCGCCGCACCTCTACTCCTTCAAGCTGGAAGCCGCTGAACTCTATGGCGACGAGGACGACATCTTTGCGAGGTGGCGCGCCCAGAGGGAAGTCGACGGTGAACGGCTGCAGACCCCCATCGTGATGGGCGAGTGGGGGCTCGACATGAACTTCCCCGGCGCCACGCGCTTCGTCGACGAGCTGCTGCAGATGTCCGACGAGATGATGGTGGGCTGGGCCCAGTGGTCGTGGGACCCGAACGGCGGCTGGTCCATGTTCGATCAGGGCGGCGAGGGCGAGCCCCGCTGGGTGGAGCGCCCCCTCCTCGAGCAGCTGGTGCGCACCTACCCGTTGCGCGTCGCGGGCGAGCCCGTGTCCATCGCGTTCGAGCCCGCCACGGCGGAGCTGCGGCTAGTGTTCGAGTCGCGCGCTGGCGTACGTGGCGACACGGAGATCTTCGTGCCGAGGCGTCGCTACCCGGAGGGCTTCGAGGTCGTGGTGTCGGACGAGGAAGGCACCTTCGACGTACGCCGCGACGACGCGCGTCAGCGGGTGTTCGTCACGACGCGCAGCTCGGGCACCCACGAAGTGGTGGTGCGACGCGCTGCTCCTTCCCCCACGGCCAGCCGCGCCGTGCGCCAAGAGAGCTTCGCCGAGGTCCGCCGATGA